actattttctttgttgcaGATTCTTAATTGATGGTTTTGGTGTCGAAGCTTAATGCAGTTCGTAGTAAAAGGTGAGAAACAGACAGATATGGAAGTATGAGCTAACTTCAATGGAGTTAAATGATATATATAGAGGGAGGAGATTTTAGGTTTGGGCTGGGGTGACGTACTGGATGAGTAAAATAGAATGTCCAACGAAGAGATGATGACGTAATGGGTGAGCAAATAAAAACTTCAAGAGATTTAACTGACGTCAGCAGTCAACAGAGTCCACTGTTCATAAGGAACGGAAAGGACGGTTTTGTCACCTTATCTAATTAGTAACCCCGGAGACAAGACCCAATTAGGCTGGCATCACCGCCACCTTATGGTCCTGATGATCCCGACCAAGCGCAAATCGTCCATCCCAACTCCAAAGGCCACATACATgcataattaaataattaatgaaaAGTGTATTGAACAAAAAGCTCACTCAACTGATGCGATAGAACAACGACCTCCAAGTACACCCAATATCGCAATCAGTTTTGGTGTTGCTTAGTGACCATAATGGTGCTTTAGTCGGACATTTGTCCAAACTAGTACAAGGAGCCAAGGAGGGTTCTCTCCGTTGGCAATTAAAGCTTCTTAGTCTTCAAATGCATCACTTTTCGGATTTTAATTGTTGAAGAATTAATGTGATTTCCTCATtgcattaattaattagttgaaAGACCAGTTTATCACCACTGTGAGGCTGGTCCGGTTTACTATTGGTCAAAGGTCCAGCTTAGCTGCTGAGTTTAACTCATGTTTTTCAACTTCTCTCATGCCTAGAGATCGGGTATCCCACCGATTCTCACGTGGGGCTACTcattattatatttatatatgtatgttcTTGAGTTTATTGTTTTTATTAACGATATTTATTtcttgataaataaaataaaataaataaaatgttgtATCTCGaataaaaaattagatgtaACTGAAGGAAAAAAACTAgatataaattcaaaaatttGAACTTTTATTGGGATAAAATACATATTTTTCTTTCCGTTTACACTCACTCCACATACGCAAATTTTCATCAGTATtacattagtttttttttttttttttttttaatatatctAATATgccattttttttaaataatggtaattccattgataatagcgCATGCCAATAATGTCATTACATACACACCCGCTGATTTATATCTAATATGCCCTTCTGATTATAGAGAGTTAAATTAAGTATCTtccttaatctttttttttttttttttaaactcaaATCCAAGTGCCAATATATTCATCTAATTAAAGCAAAAAAATGCCGTTACATATCCTTTCACTCCCATCAACAGACAGACAATAAGATAGTAGTAGTATCCAAAGTGGTACATAAAAATAGACCTAATCATTAGATATTCATGTACGTAGCATAACAAGAATCTTcatttggtactactccagagtcGCTAGCGAAAAATAGAGTGCGCACAAATGCTTAGCTTCTTAATACAAGGagattattgtaattagactaaaactaaaaacataaagatgggcctagggcaaaaaACCCCAGCCCAAAATTCTGCAGTCCAAAGTAGCCCAAGAAGAAGGCCCACTCAAGGCCCAACAGGCCTAGCTTGAGCCAGATCCAGCCTCCACCTCCAGAAAACCAAACCTTCTAGCGCAGCTCcgccccatttctagggatttttttcccacttacctcattaagattttttaattcccccttactcaaaacactctaaggaagtatTCCCTAATACgccatttatttttttatttttgagactattttaccctcacccctttagtacttagagagagagagagagagagagagagagagagagagaaaaaaactataggagacttcgccggagctccGTCACAGGCCATTGGATTCCCGTCACCGCTCGCCTGATTCCCGCCAACTTTTGCccgaatccggtcaccggctgccgcccaccagacttctctaaaaacctctccgaaggtccccaaagaggtcgtcagaGATCTCATAAGTCGCCGGTTTATTGCTCCcaagtagacgtctattgccccttaatagaggggcaataaacctctattaccccccaatagatgtttaTTAGGGGGGCAACAGAGGTTTGTGAAACCTCGTCGGAAGTCTGTAAAGAGGTTGTTGTAGATCTCATATGGGGCTgaagaggtttattgccccccttGAATAAGCTtatattgcccctcaatagatgtttattgccccctaatagaactttcggtcgccagaatagaaactaatctccgtaaaattagacaaataaaactttgattaaggaaaaaaacgaggacatcacatattcaaaacatctattgccccccaatagacgtttatgcCCCAAatagaatttgttttcttttttctttctttctgggcaTTCTACCcatattttaccaaaaaaaaaaaaaatttattaattaatttgggcacccagaaaatgctctaGGCACCCACACATCTTCTCCCTTCACTGTGAGATGTGAAGAGCTGGACGTTTTGATGAATTTGCCTAGCCAATTCAATAGATCCAATTTTTGGTCTAGCTTGAATCACAACGAAGTTCGAAACAGAGTCAAACTCAACCCTGTCCACAAGCAATTGCACGAAAAGCTTCTATGCCATCAAGTACTCCCCAACACCAATATACCTAGTAATTATTGCATTCGAAATCTCAAATAAAACAATatgagcgagagagagagagagaaaccagagGCCTCACTGCAACGAGCATTCAGTTTCAGTTTCTGAGACAAGTGGAGAATCGGAGAGATCTGAGTTCGAGTAGGCAAGGTAGCTCCGACCGGAGCTTCTTTGTCTTCAGGTGAGGCGGTGCTGTTTAGAGGCTTTGCATCGCTCAGATCGATTGAAATTTAATTCCGTAACGAAAATCTGGTTTTGgaagttttgaatttttgagaGGAGAGTGTGAAAGGCTTTGAGGTTCTGTtaggtttagagagagagaaagaaaggagccgccagagagagaggagagatagATCGATGATGATGGAAGCAAATGTAATTTAGGTTGAGGGCAGAATAattattttactttaaattgggttagagGGAATAAAAATtagttgctggggtaagtgggacaATTTTGGTTCATTTTGGTGTTTTGAGTCAAGGACCCTTATAAAAATCTGTGGCGGTTGAATGAAACTGGTTCTAGTGCTGGTGGTCAGAAGTAGTGCAATTTTCTGAACAATATATATCACAATCTCGTAGGTTGAGATAGCCATAATCATAGACGCACAGATCCATACAATCATCATAGCAACATCAAAGGAGGTTTGATAAATGGAGGCGATGATGGGGAAGAGACGTAGTAGTACGTACTAGACCTGGAAGAAGTAGAGGGAACAATAACGTTAGAAACATTGAGAGAGTGGTGACGATTTATCGGTCTGgccattttggttaaattggTTTGCATAAGTATGATCAATGTTGATATCACAGCAATCATTGTTCTCATACTAGCTATCGCActctatttaaaaaataaattttgtgAGTAGTTTAGATTCAGAACTGTTCTGATCTATACTAACATATAATTAAGGAAAAATTCCAAGTTAACTTTTGAATGACTCTTGGAAAAGAATAATAGCTACTATCAGTTGGACAGTGACTTAAGCTAGGGTTAACACAGTAGGTGATAAATATTTAGCCAGTTATACTCTAGGGTTGACTGAAATAAGAGACATTAAGGGCAGCCGGTTTGGCcctacctcaaaaaaaaaaactctaggccAGGGTTGACTGAAATAAGAGACATGACCAATGCAAAAGCTTGGATTCATATTGCTTTTGGGCTGCCTGTTATGAATCAGCTTATGACTTATCCTGGTTGAGAAAGGGGGAACGCACCGTTTTGACAGTCTGTTAGGGTTTTGCTCTAGTCGTGCACTTGCCTAAATGCCTAGCATGTGTTGATCTCGATATTAGGGTTATTACATTTACATCTTAGGGTTTTATTTAATGCGTCTACAAATCATGTTGCTCGATGTGTGAGTTACTGAGTTAGTCAGTatataagagcatctccaaccatttagtcaaaagccaaagtcataTGCAAAATATGACTCCCCTAATGTCATCactattcattcaatttttgcatctccaaccatctttagtcaaaagtcaaaatcatttaataaattaatcattttttaaaattaattaactacaatTGCAACACATGCAACGGGGCCACCATTTTTTCAGCTACAGAAATTTGGCTTTCGTTCTACaaacttgagtcaaaatgactccAGTTATAGCTCAAGAGTCAAAATAGCTAAAGCAAGAGCATGGTTGGAGATCCCTCTACCAAAAAGCCAAAGTCAAAATGACTTATAGctaaatggttggagatgctctaaggatTGGCTTTGCAGCTCTTGAGCAGACTTTGATGAATTTGTGTTTTGTAGTAATTCACTAATTTGcatttccatttccatttcAATCTTCTTCTCTGTTAGGGTTTGACTCCGATCCTAACACTGCCATTCGACAGTCGCAAGTAATAGGGTCAGAGTCTTGAACTGATAATTTATTTCTTAATCATATCCCTGCCTATTCCCTCCGTCCAAAATTAAGAATTTCCCTGTAAGATTTATAAACTATAATACGCCAGCACCCGTAAGATTGTGATTGAGAAAGGCTATTCGAATCCCCGGTCAAGCCGGCAACGTTTACTGCATCACACACTACTATATGTCTATATATTAACAAATTCTACGAACAAATCATATCTTGCCCGAACTTAAATACTGCAATGcaaatatttaatatatatatatatatatatatatatatatatatttcttgatTGCTGTTCCAGCGTCGATCACCTAACGCTAGAGTGGAATGGAACCAAACGAGGCTTTATTATTTATTCAAGCAATTCAAGCTCAGATGGGttctaaataatatatattttaccATGAATGACGCagtaaattgaaaatgaaatatgCTAAATCTGATCAGCTTTGTCGGATCAGTGATGGGACCCCAGCCAGCTAGCCCACAAAGTTTGACATAGAACAGTCCAAGAATTAGCATACTGTAGAAATATCCTTTCATATGCCCcagatatttttatttttcttagcaTTTGATCGGGTGTAGACTTGTACTTTCAGATAGAATATCTGTTCGATCATGAATTATAGCAACGGAAACTGATACAGTGGGCCTCTTCAGTTTCGATTGAACCACGTTAAATCTTGCTCTTGTTGTTTCATCGAGCTCGATCTTAACTAATATAGCTAGCTATGGCTATTATATTAACAGATGCACAATACTACCTATTTCTCTACTCCCTCGTATCATTTGTCTCCATCTTGTTGCTGAAACCCCTGTTCAGAAAACCTCCGACCAACTCAAAAAAACCACCGCCGAGCCCACCCGGGCTACCTGTGATCGGTCACCTCCATCTCTTAAGCTCGGACCATCAAGCCATATCCTTCCTCAACCTCTCCACCAAACATGGGCCTCTCCTGGACCTCCGCCTCGGCGGTTCTCGGATGCTCCTCGTTTCCTCAGCCTCCTTCGCCGCCGACGTGTTCAAAACACAAGATCTCGCCTTCGCAGACCGCCCTGCATTCGCTTTCGCCGATGAACTGCCCTACGGAAACTCTGGATTTTTCGGTGCCGAGTACGGCGACTACTGGAAGTTCATGAAGAAACTCTGCATGACCGAACTGTTTGCCCCGCGGCAGCTGGAACGGTCACGCGCCAGTAGACAAGCAGAGATCGTCAAGTTCTGTCGTTCGATGATCGAAAGTGGTAACAAAAACGAAGTTGTGGATGTTGGGGCTGAGCTGATGAAGATGACCAACAATTCAACGTGCAAGATGGTGATGAGCACCAGCGTTTCGGAGAAAGGCGACGAGGCTGCCAGGATTAGGGAGATGATGATCAAGACGCTGCAGTTGGCCACGAAGGTGTCGTATGGGGATGTGTTGGGGCCTTTGAAGAGGTTGGGCTTCTGGCTTTATGGGACTCAGCTTGTGGATGTGTCGTTGAAGTACGATGAGCTTTTGGAGGAGATGTTAAAGGATCATGAAAAGAGAGAGGACGGAAATGAGAGAGTGGAGGAGGATCTGGATTTGGCCGACTTACTGTTGAAGGTGTATAAGGATGATAAGGCTGAGCTCAAAATTACCAGAACTCAAATCAAAGCCTTCTTGCTTGTAAGTAGTACCAGTttactttttaattttgtttcaaGATCAAAGTTGGTAATTTCACCCTCACAAAGTTGTGCAAAGTTTAACTGTGCTAAACATTGTTCATTGTGCCAGGATCTTTTCATCGGGGGCACTATTTCTTCAACAGAGACAATGCAATGGGCGATAGCCGAGCTCATAAACCACCCAGATGTATTCAAGAAGGTGAGAGAAGAGATCAATTCGGTTCTGGGTAATGCCTGCAGATTGGTCGAGGAAACAGACATTCCTAGTCTCCCTTATTTGCAAGCAGTTGTGAAGGAAGCATTGAGATTATACCCTCCTTCTCCTGTGGTGATAAGGAAAAGCCGCCAAAATTGTAAAATCGAAGGCTTTGATATAAATCAAGGAACCATGGTGGCAATCAATGTGTATGCAATTATGAGAGATCCAGAGATATGGGACAATCCCAATGAATTTCGTCCAGAGAGGTTCTTGGCTTCGTCTAGTGAAGGACATGATAGTGTGGATTATGATCAAAAGGAACAGAACTTCAATTTTGTGGCATTTGGTGGCGGGAGGAGACGTTGCCCCGGCTCTTCAGTGGCGCTTTTACTGGTGAACACTGCAGTTGCAGCCATGGTTCAATGCTTTGATTGGAAGGTTGGGGAAATAGGAGATGATGATGCTAAGGTTAATGTGCAGATTGGAGCAGGCATAAGTTTGCCAATGGCTTCCCCACTTCACTTGCGTCCTATCGTTCACTTCAACCCATTTGCCTCTTCTATGTAATTCCTATACCATGACTTCTTACTTTCTTAGAAGTGGCCTCTCCGAGCCATTCTGTAGGTTTTGTGGTTAATTGTATTATCATGAAAGAATGAGAATCAGTTTGAAATAGTACAAGATTGCTTTGAATATCTTTCTTCTCTGCCTTGTATGCGAGTAATACAGATGAGGAAGAGAATTGCATCAAGTGGCTACAAGTACTAACTAAGCTAACAAGCAGAAGGCCTTAATTAGAAAAGCCAACCGAAAACAAAGCAAGAGCAAATTCACAAGCACACATAAAAGGCAAACATGCCATCATCTATTGGCCAAATCCTCATTACAAATCCTCCTTGCAAAGCTTAAGACCTCTTAAATAAGAATCACAACTAGCTGATAACACACCAACATAGAATGTTGTAATCAATTACATCAAAAGAAGTTCATCCAAAAACATAACCAAACACGATAAAAACTTCTTCCACCACGAAACTCAAGCTGATTTTCTCACAAGGCCCTTTTCGTTTGGTCTGGTTTCATGTTTTTAGATCAGTGTGTACTTAACTGTAGTTGAAAGAAATCTCTACTATTCCAGCTACAAATTGCTGCTATAATCGTGAAAATGTCTGAGAAATTAACTACAGGTAGACAAGGTATGAAGGTAAAAAAAACTACAGTCAAGTACATGTCAATTTTATCACATCAAAGTATGTTTGAGCCCCAGATTTCTATGCTGATCAACTACCAAGAGCTTTTTACAAGAGGGGAAAGCTGATTTACTTGTATAGCCTGAGCTGTATTACAAATGTCCCCtgaaaaatgagaaaatgaAACCATGTCAAACAATGACAAACATGAAAGTTGGAACGTATGTAAAGGAATTCAACAGAAGAGGGTTAAGAACATTACTTGATCCGTAATCAGCAGAAACCCACGTTACAGTAGGTTAAAGGCCAAAAAGCCTATGAAGAGAAGCAACAGCCAGATTTTGCTTCAGGCAGAGGATCTTGTGTAGGGACAATAAGTGTAGTACCCTTGAGAAGTGAGGAATTCCCTCCAGACTCTGTTTCATCATTGGCAATGAGGGACTTCTTGCCAACTACTCGATAAATTTCTGTTAGGACTGTGACAAATGCAGATTCAACATTAGTAGCTTCAAGAGCTGATGCCTCCATAAAGAAGAGGTTCTCCCTCTGGGCAAAATCTTTTGCATCCTCAGATGGTACAGCTCGCAGCGTCCCCAGGTCAGATTTGTTACCAACAAGCATGACGACAATATTGCTGTCAGCATGTCCCCTCAGTTCCTCTAACCACCTTGTTACATGATCAAATGACTGAGGCTTCGTAATGTCATAGACCAGCATTGCCCCCACTGAACCCCTATAGTATGCACTTGTCACAGCCCTGTATCTGAGATCATAACCAGAAGTATAAACAGAACAGCAATACATGCAGATGAAGATCAACTTCATgacaaagaagaagattaaCAGAAACTTCAAGTTTTACATAATGGATACAAATATCAGGATAAGTTGTACAACAAACAGtaagaaataatatgaactgTTAGTGCTTAATGGTAGAAAATATACTCTTACGCTTCAACTTATCTTAAAGTTTAAGTATTAGTAAATCCCAAGTCAGTGACCTCTGCTTAATTGGCTCACCTCATTGAACAGCATCCCTTATCATGATTTAGTAACCACAAAATGAATATCAAATTCTATTGTGGTAAATAAAATGCATTATCATGGATTGGCTCCCCTCTATAGCAAATTAGCAATACAGTACATAAATTTCGATCATGacttaaaaacaaacaaaaaatgattTTGTAACACAGATGGGATGTCTTAATGGGTGGCATGTTGCAATTTCATGTACTACAGCTAGCAAGATCTTAAATCCACCCTGATTTGAATCAATTCTTCTGAGTTCATTATGAGGAGACATTAGAAAGCTGGAATGAGTCATTTTTtccaaggaaaaaaagaagaatagaaTGATATTGCAATGCACTGAACAAAATCAGAACATTTGGAAAGAAAGCAGTGATGAAACACAACCAGCTGACTCCAACATTAGTCACGGAAAGCCCCTAAAAACAAATAGAAACAATTATGCCAAAGCTATAAACTTGAGAGTTCCAACAAAGAAGATCTTTAACAGATACATTGCAGCAAATTCAAGCATAAAACATCACCAAACTTTCTTGGATTTGGACGAAATCATAGACAATAGGCAACTTGCTTCATCTGGCAGTTGAAGCATTGAGTTTCTACTTAACGGACATGTAGTTTCGCTTTTGATTCCATTCGGTGGTTTCCACAACACCATAGGGAATTTCGATTAATGGATGAGTGTTTGAGGAGATTGTATTCAAAGAGATAGCAATATTATGGCAGTTTCCACAACTTGTTCATCTAGATTGGTATTTAAAATCCAATGTCTCATCCCCGGAAGGTTTACTTGAGTTCATATAAATCGGGGGTCTGTTTGGATCAAAGGGTTCAGCGATTTCATGCACATCAACAAACCAACATCCTAAAATCCgaaaacaagagaatagaatatatatatatatatatatatatatatatataagatgatCGCCAAATGGCTGAGATGAAAGCGTGTACCTTTCTTGGCCAGCAGTATCCCAAATCTGGGCC
This portion of the Rosa chinensis cultivar Old Blush chromosome 1, RchiOBHm-V2, whole genome shotgun sequence genome encodes:
- the LOC112192348 gene encoding ras-related protein RGP1, translating into MSNLQSSFNQKIDYVFKVVLIGDSAVGKSQLLARFARNEFSLESKATIGVEFQTKTLLIDHKTIKAQIWDTAGQERYRAVTSAYYRGSVGAMLVYDITKPQSFDHVTRWLEELRGHADSNIVVMLVGNKSDLGTLRAVPSEDAKDFAQRENLFFMEASALEATNVESAFVTVLTEIYRVVGKKSLIANDETESGGNSSLLKGTTLIVPTQDPLPEAKSGCCFSS
- the LOC112192340 gene encoding cytochrome P450 705A12; translated protein: MAIILTDAQYYLFLYSLVSFVSILLLKPLFRKPPTNSKKPPPSPPGLPVIGHLHLLSSDHQAISFLNLSTKHGPLLDLRLGGSRMLLVSSASFAADVFKTQDLAFADRPAFAFADELPYGNSGFFGAEYGDYWKFMKKLCMTELFAPRQLERSRASRQAEIVKFCRSMIESGNKNEVVDVGAELMKMTNNSTCKMVMSTSVSEKGDEAARIREMMIKTLQLATKVSYGDVLGPLKRLGFWLYGTQLVDVSLKYDELLEEMLKDHEKREDGNERVEEDLDLADLLLKVYKDDKAELKITRTQIKAFLLDLFIGGTISSTETMQWAIAELINHPDVFKKVREEINSVLGNACRLVEETDIPSLPYLQAVVKEALRLYPPSPVVIRKSRQNCKIEGFDINQGTMVAINVYAIMRDPEIWDNPNEFRPERFLASSSEGHDSVDYDQKEQNFNFVAFGGGRRRCPGSSVALLLVNTAVAAMVQCFDWKVGEIGDDDAKVNVQIGAGISLPMASPLHLRPIVHFNPFASSM